A single window of Pungitius pungitius chromosome 20, fPunPun2.1, whole genome shotgun sequence DNA harbors:
- the LOC119195291 gene encoding galectin-3: PCSPSTSTSTSSPPSQHADALCGGCPSSGSSLQANGLWPGAQSGAAQPTPCWTGQPNTPCWTGTQPAQTSVGAPVSFPAQAPATTAAPAQGAAPAAVQPCWPGTQCQPPQYQSPQYQPPQYQPLQYQSPQYQTPQYQPPQPQPAQYQPAQYQPAQYQPTQPQPAQYQPAQYQPSHPSLPSTNQHSPSQPVPACPVPACPVPAFPVPTNTAQPAQYQPALPPAPIPAQAPAPAPAPTPTPHPVPGPAPGTISRPNVQLWPGHPGWPYNPGQSGWPGQNPAAMPPHWLPPTSGPLSVPYNLNLARGVYDKMMMTILGHVKPNAKMFTVNFLRGSDIAFHINPRFSEGGKQALVRNHKVGERWGAEERDLKGPFPFAPGSPFEMKILCTQETFRVAVNNVPLFEFRHRVMELNQVDRINILHDVVLTCVNVETLP; encoded by the exons CCCtgctccccctccacctccacctccacctcctcgcctCCCTCTCAGCACGCTGACGCTCTGTGTGGCGGTTGCCCGTCCTCTGGCTCCTCCCTGCAGGCTAACGGCCTCTGGCCCGGCGCGCAGTCCGGAGCCGCCCAGCCCACGCCGTGCTGGACCGGCCAGCCCAACACGCCGTGCTGGACTGGGACGCAACCGGCCCAGACCTCCGTCGGTGCTCCGGTTTCGTTTCCGGCCCAAGCGCCCGCCACAACCGCGGCACCGGCTCAAGGGGCAGCTCCGGCTGCCGTGCAGCCCTGCTGGCCAGGAACCCAGTGCCAGCCTCCCCAGTACCAGTCTCCCCAGTACCAACCACCCCAGTACCAGCCTCTCCAATACCAGTCTCCCCAGTACCAAACTCCCCAGTATCAGCCTCCTCAGCCCCAGCCAGCCCAGTACCAGCCTGCCCAGTACCAGCCTGCCCAGTACCAACCAACACAGCCCCAGCCTGCCCAGTACCAGCCTGCCCAGTACCAGCCTTCCCA CCCCAGCCTGCCCAGTACCAACCAACACAGCCCCAGCCAGCCAGTACCAGCCTGCCCAGTACCAGCCTGCCCAGTACCAGCCTTCCCAGTACCAACCAACACAGCCCAGCCAGCCCAGTACCAGCCTGCCCTGCCGCCGGCTCCGATCCCAGCACAAGCTCCGGCTCCGGCTCCGGCTCCGACTCCGACTCCACACCCGGTCCCGGGCCCGGCTCCTGGCACCATCAGCCGCCCGAACGTGCAGCTGTGGCCCGGCCACCCCGGCTGGCCTTACAACCCGGGTCAGTCCGGGTGGCCGGGGCAGAATCCAGCTGCCATGCCTCCACACTGGCTGCCCCCCACATCCGGACCTCTA AGCGTTCCATACAACCTGAACTTGGCCCGAGGCGTCTACGACAAGATGATGATGACCATCCTGGGCCACGTCAAACCCAACGCCAAAAT gTTCACGGTGAACTTCCTGAGAGGCAGCGACATCGCCTTTCACATCAACCCCCGCTTCAGCGAGGGGGGCAAGCAGGCGCTGGTCCGCAACCACAAAGTGGGCGAGCGCTGGGGCGCAGAGGAGAGGGACCTGAAGGGGCCCTTCCCCTTCGCCCCCGGGAGCCCGTTTGAG ATGAAGATCCTCTGCACTCAGGAGACGTTCAGGGTGGCGGTGAACAACGTCCCGCTGTTTGAGTTCAGACACCGGGTCATGGAGCTCAACCAGGTCGACAGAATCAACATCCTGCACGACGTCGTCCTCACCTGCGTCAACGTGGAGACACTTCCGTAG